In the uncultured Methanobacterium sp. genome, one interval contains:
- the rpl37A gene encoding 50S ribosomal protein L37Ae gives MARTKKVGVTGRFGARYGRKAKRTVKSIEDNMKKNHTCPKCDRPGVKRTAAGIWKCRKCGAVFTGGAYMPNTPMGKTATRNIKRIVGGL, from the coding sequence ATGGCAAGAACTAAAAAAGTAGGTGTAACCGGAAGATTCGGAGCCCGGTACGGTAGGAAAGCAAAGAGAACAGTAAAGTCCATTGAAGACAACATGAAGAAGAATCACACCTGTCCTAAATGTGATCGACCCGGAGTTAAAAGGACTGCAGCAGGAATCTGGAAATGCCGCAAATGTGGTGCAGTATTCACTGGTGGAGCATACATGCCCAACACCCCAATGGGAAAAACTGCTACCAGAAACATTAAGAGGATTGTTGGAGGTTTATAA
- a CDS encoding prefoldin subunit beta, with the protein MEIPQNIQHQLAQFQQMQQQAQAITMQKQNVDLQIKETEKALEELEKVADDAEVYKTAGTLLIKMPKPELTEDLTEKLETLQLREKTVKRQEERVMKRLQEMQETLQGAMQMQQPGMGN; encoded by the coding sequence ATGGAAATTCCCCAAAATATCCAACATCAACTAGCACAATTCCAGCAGATGCAACAGCAGGCCCAGGCCATAACCATGCAGAAACAGAACGTGGATCTGCAGATAAAAGAAACTGAAAAGGCCCTTGAAGAACTGGAAAAAGTGGCAGATGATGCAGAAGTTTACAAAACCGCCGGAACCCTGTTAATTAAAATGCCCAAACCTGAACTAACTGAAGACCTGACCGAGAAACTGGAAACCCTCCAGCTCCGGGAAAAAACAGTTAAAAGACAGGAAGAAAGGGTAATGAAACGGTTGCAGGAAATGCAGGAAACCCTACAGGGTGCAATGCAGATGCAGCAGCCTGGTATGGGTAACTAA
- a CDS encoding ATP-binding cassette domain-containing protein: MVDEFIIEANNLFKSFGDFVAVDNLNLKIKKGEVFGFLGPNGAGKTTSIKMMVGLLRPTGGEILIDGKDIAHADRLKIGICPQDIVLWESLTCKESLKFMGQMYEVPEDILKTRVESLLENLILTDKANTLVSNLSGGMKRRLNLAMALIHSPEIVVLDEPSEGLDPQSRRVLWNFIRSLRDNEGKTVILTTHLMDEADGLSDRIAIIDHGKLLRLDTPKNLKKEFGEGDIVEINLADSKMNQEVIFRLKTIENIDSVTEVDGKINIKTLNAVGKLPEIMNKVQDMNNEIADLSLHPNTLEDVFIELTGTSLRE, translated from the coding sequence ATGGTGGATGAATTTATAATCGAAGCGAACAATCTCTTTAAATCTTTTGGAGATTTTGTAGCAGTAGATAATTTAAATTTAAAAATAAAAAAAGGTGAAGTATTTGGATTTTTAGGTCCTAATGGTGCTGGAAAAACCACCTCCATCAAGATGATGGTGGGTTTACTTCGCCCCACTGGTGGGGAAATATTGATTGATGGTAAAGACATTGCCCATGCAGATAGACTTAAAATTGGAATATGTCCTCAGGATATAGTTTTATGGGAAAGCCTTACATGTAAAGAGAGTTTGAAGTTCATGGGCCAAATGTACGAAGTTCCAGAGGACATATTGAAAACTAGAGTAGAAAGCCTATTAGAAAACCTAATACTAACAGATAAAGCAAACACGCTCGTTTCTAACTTATCAGGAGGCATGAAACGCAGATTAAATCTAGCTATGGCATTAATACACTCTCCAGAGATAGTAGTTCTGGATGAACCTTCAGAGGGACTTGATCCTCAATCAAGAAGGGTTCTATGGAATTTCATCCGCTCATTGAGGGATAATGAAGGAAAAACAGTTATTTTAACCACACATTTAATGGATGAAGCAGACGGACTTTCAGATCGCATTGCCATAATTGATCATGGAAAACTGTTACGACTGGATACTCCTAAAAATCTTAAAAAAGAGTTTGGTGAAGGAGATATAGTGGAGATAAACTTGGCTGATTCTAAAATGAATCAGGAAGTGATTTTTAGACTTAAAACCATAGAAAATATTGATTCAGTTACTGAAGTTGATGGTAAAATAAATATAAAGACTTTAAATGCAGTTGGGAAACTTCCAGAGATAATGAATAAAGTTCAGGACATGAATAATGAGATTGCTGATTTATCACTGCACCCCAATACATTGGAGGATGTTTTCATTGAGTTAACTGGAACCAGTTTGAGGGAGTAA
- a CDS encoding HXXEE domain-containing protein encodes MDLSILWLVPIAYFIHIIEEGPRFIPFAIKYYGQPKNFKEFLVGNIILMAYVLISVSLAIFYTNEWTMVIGLATAAWIFTNFLMHAYYTLRYGEYSPGVVTASAIYAPVTVFIYYNFIISGVLSTTDIILSMILGFVIMYVPTLMQMKRHGKI; translated from the coding sequence ATGGATTTAAGTATTTTATGGCTTGTACCAATAGCTTATTTTATACATATTATTGAAGAAGGCCCAAGATTCATACCTTTCGCTATAAAGTATTACGGACAACCTAAAAACTTTAAAGAGTTCCTCGTTGGAAATATTATTCTCATGGCTTATGTTCTAATTTCAGTATCTCTTGCAATCTTTTATACCAATGAATGGACTATGGTGATAGGATTAGCCACTGCTGCATGGATATTTACAAATTTTTTAATGCATGCATACTATACCCTACGGTATGGTGAATATTCTCCAGGTGTAGTAACTGCAAGTGCAATATACGCACCTGTAACAGTTTTCATCTACTATAACTTTATAATATCTGGAGTACTAAGCACAACAGACATTATATTGTCCATGATCCTTGGATTTGTAATTATGTATGTTCCAACACTTATGCAAATGAAGAGACATGGAAAAATATAG
- a CDS encoding MFS transporter gives MDVNGNRRLVNLTIISGMFLWSFSAGMVNLSLPTIAQYFDIGSATVSWVIVCHFITLVGLILFFGRLAYYVGLKTIFMWGVFIFVLASFFCGISSKIEHILILRAIQGIGSAMLLSVTPAILSKISSSKSRGKAFGYISLATTLGLSIGYLIGGTILEYASWNWIFIVNVPIGIIVLLMAQKFMPKETIVPPKDKLDKKGAIILFLFFFSLILAIEPMRTVEFPILTISVGLTISIILGLIFIFWELRHPYPLIDLKLFLNPYLTLTVLIAFLTTLVLTGTIFLVPFYLDMVMSYSTELAGLIIFMATLVILVGGPLSGRLSDKFGAKKINILGVFILLIALVFFTFFDQTVGLTFILIVLALRALSDGVSNPANSKLVISYSPPGMEYTVSSLLNAARYLGVVTGVVVFEAVFNKTISQYGQALTAHGSIEKTLPVGALVDGFHTAFFIGVILTVVILILTLLGSAAPDEN, from the coding sequence TTGGATGTTAACGGGAATAGGCGTTTAGTAAACCTTACTATAATCTCAGGTATGTTTTTATGGTCTTTCAGTGCGGGGATGGTTAACCTATCCCTACCAACCATTGCCCAATACTTTGATATTGGTTCAGCCACGGTATCCTGGGTGATAGTCTGCCATTTTATTACTTTAGTGGGATTAATCTTATTCTTTGGACGTTTAGCATATTATGTGGGCCTTAAAACCATTTTCATGTGGGGAGTATTCATATTCGTCCTTGCTTCCTTCTTTTGCGGCATATCCTCTAAAATTGAACATATTCTTATATTAAGAGCAATTCAGGGCATTGGTTCAGCTATGCTTCTTTCAGTTACCCCTGCTATCCTATCAAAGATATCTTCCTCAAAAAGTAGAGGTAAGGCTTTTGGTTACATATCCCTGGCCACTACCCTGGGTTTATCAATAGGGTACTTGATAGGTGGAACAATCCTGGAATACGCTAGCTGGAACTGGATATTCATCGTGAATGTTCCCATAGGAATAATAGTTCTATTGATGGCCCAAAAATTCATGCCAAAAGAAACAATTGTTCCCCCTAAGGATAAATTAGATAAAAAAGGAGCTATTATTTTATTTTTATTCTTTTTCTCCCTGATATTAGCTATTGAACCAATGAGAACTGTAGAATTTCCTATTTTAACCATTTCAGTTGGTTTAACAATAAGTATTATCCTGGGATTAATTTTTATTTTCTGGGAGCTGCGTCACCCCTATCCATTGATAGATCTTAAACTATTTTTAAACCCTTACCTTACACTCACGGTTTTGATTGCTTTTTTAACCACATTAGTCTTAACCGGGACCATATTTCTGGTTCCTTTCTATCTGGATATGGTTATGTCTTACAGCACGGAGTTGGCAGGGCTCATTATTTTTATGGCAACTCTGGTAATACTGGTGGGTGGACCTTTATCAGGACGGCTCTCTGATAAATTTGGTGCTAAAAAAATCAATATTTTGGGTGTTTTTATACTGTTGATTGCTCTTGTATTTTTCACCTTTTTCGATCAAACAGTAGGTTTAACCTTTATTTTAATTGTACTTGCTCTCAGGGCTTTATCTGATGGAGTTTCTAATCCTGCTAACAGTAAACTGGTGATAAGTTACAGCCCTCCTGGGATGGAATATACTGTATCCAGCTTATTAAATGCCGCCCGCTATCTGGGGGTGGTAACGGGAGTTGTTGTCTTTGAAGCAGTTTTCAACAAAACCATCAGCCAATATGGTCAAGCCCTAACAGCTCATGGATCAATAGAGAAAACATTACCCGTAGGTGCTTTGGTTGATGGATTCCATACAGCATTCTTCATTGGAGTTATTTTAACTGTAGTTATACTTATTCTAACCCTTTTAGGCAGTGCTGCCCCTGATGAGAATTGA
- a CDS encoding KEOPS complex subunit Pcc1, translated as MRIKALKQVESQIELEFPSSSDAEIVLRAIEPEIMESPSERTSTQIECQNNILKINITARDTPSLRASLNSYLRWVMLSNEILELKNIERI; from the coding sequence ATGAGGATAAAAGCTCTCAAACAGGTTGAAAGTCAGATAGAACTTGAATTTCCGTCATCTAGTGATGCAGAAATTGTTCTTCGTGCTATTGAACCTGAAATAATGGAATCACCCTCAGAGCGAACCAGTACCCAGATCGAATGTCAGAATAACATTCTAAAGATCAACATCACTGCGCGTGACACACCATCCCTCAGAGCATCCCTGAATTCATATCTGAGGTGGGTAATGCTTTCCAATGAGATTTTAGAATTAAAAAACATTGAAAGAATATAA
- a CDS encoding ABC transporter permease translates to MKFISVAIKDFKELIRDRRGLFMILLFPMFFMIIFGIAFGGMGTSNETHNLAVVNLDEGAKMPLTNEDVNFGDNLTEIFRDSEYGDSDVKLFNVINTSESSANKLIQLKEADAMIIIPKNFSQTTVDKMEDSITAQTTGTTSSNNNSNNDTIKLIISGDSSSMGFAVSQVVLIKIIGEYQDNLVANIQSQPSGSSAKPLKLFEGDVESVSGTESFSQFDFLAPGMMLFAILLLATTVAASLTKEVEKGTLARLRISKMRSFDMLFGALIPWSIVAAIQVLILLTVALIMGFNWQGGLNSIVLAMFIGVIGGIGSIALGMIIASFAKNDTQAFNLGIMVVVPTSFVVGAFFPLPQVVVGEIMGRSFQIYDILPWTHILNALKSVLIYGNGLSAITYDLVWSAVLTAILFIIGMGLFSRFRLSVEN, encoded by the coding sequence ATGAAATTCATCAGTGTAGCCATTAAAGATTTTAAAGAACTTATAAGAGACCGCAGAGGTCTTTTCATGATATTACTCTTTCCCATGTTTTTCATGATTATTTTTGGAATTGCCTTTGGGGGTATGGGTACAAGTAATGAAACTCATAATCTGGCAGTTGTTAACCTTGATGAAGGTGCAAAGATGCCATTAACCAATGAAGATGTTAATTTTGGGGATAATCTGACTGAAATTTTCCGTGATTCTGAATATGGAGATAGTGATGTTAAGTTATTTAACGTTATAAATACTTCAGAATCTTCTGCAAATAAGCTTATACAGCTTAAAGAAGCTGATGCAATGATTATAATTCCCAAAAATTTTTCACAAACTACTGTGGATAAAATGGAGGATTCAATCACTGCGCAAACAACAGGAACAACATCATCTAATAATAATTCAAATAACGACACCATTAAATTAATTATTAGCGGAGATTCATCCAGCATGGGCTTTGCAGTTTCTCAAGTAGTATTGATTAAAATAATAGGGGAGTATCAGGATAATCTGGTGGCCAATATCCAAAGCCAGCCATCAGGATCTTCGGCTAAACCTCTAAAATTGTTTGAAGGAGATGTGGAATCAGTCTCTGGGACGGAATCTTTTTCCCAGTTTGACTTCCTGGCTCCAGGAATGATGCTGTTTGCCATTTTACTTCTGGCCACTACAGTGGCAGCCAGTTTAACCAAGGAAGTGGAAAAAGGTACTTTAGCTCGTTTAAGAATATCTAAAATGCGATCATTTGACATGTTATTTGGTGCACTAATTCCATGGTCAATAGTGGCAGCTATTCAGGTTTTAATTCTACTTACAGTTGCTTTGATAATGGGTTTCAACTGGCAAGGAGGTTTAAACTCCATTGTGCTGGCCATGTTTATAGGAGTCATTGGAGGAATTGGTTCGATTGCATTAGGAATGATAATTGCCTCTTTTGCAAAAAATGATACTCAAGCATTTAATTTAGGTATAATGGTTGTGGTACCTACCAGCTTCGTGGTTGGAGCATTTTTCCCACTCCCACAAGTAGTGGTAGGTGAAATAATGGGCAGATCTTTCCAGATATATGATATACTTCCCTGGACTCATATTTTAAATGCATTGAAATCCGTTTTGATATATGGAAATGGATTGAGTGCCATTACTTATGACCTGGTCTGGAGTGCCGTCCTCACCGCCATACTATTTATCATAGGCATGGGATTGTTTTCCAGATTCAGATTAAGTGTTGAAAATTAA
- a CDS encoding DNA-directed RNA polymerase subunit P, with translation MYKCDKCGTLVDIKGYTESKCPSCRYRILFKEIPPVRRHVEAR, from the coding sequence TTGTATAAATGTGATAAATGTGGTACACTGGTAGATATTAAAGGTTACACAGAATCCAAATGTCCCAGCTGCCGTTACAGGATTCTCTTCAAGGAGATCCCCCCGGTCAGGCGACATGTGGAAGCTAGATAA
- a CDS encoding Brix domain-containing protein encodes MLITTSRKPSQRTRTFCRGLERVLKARCVNRGKMSLRDVFLKAKEMETDRVTVVFERNGNPSRMDFYQDGELFISLLVTVDFSLPKGRMKKDNLCIRCEVDDLKDLSTEIFAIPPEDSRRNSDGKNSDCNLLLIRTSEQKSRPLLEFFDGKGQATGPRIYIQEWKLAGDEDKSSQTG; translated from the coding sequence ATGTTAATTACCACTTCCCGAAAACCATCCCAGAGGACCAGGACATTCTGCCGAGGTCTTGAACGAGTGTTAAAAGCTCGCTGCGTAAACCGTGGTAAAATGAGCCTTCGGGATGTCTTTTTAAAGGCAAAGGAAATGGAAACCGACAGGGTAACCGTGGTATTTGAAAGAAATGGAAACCCCAGTCGGATGGATTTCTACCAGGATGGAGAACTTTTCATCAGTCTACTGGTAACTGTGGACTTTTCCCTTCCCAAGGGAAGGATGAAAAAGGATAACCTCTGTATCCGGTGTGAAGTGGATGATTTAAAAGATTTATCCACGGAAATATTTGCAATTCCCCCTGAAGATTCCAGAAGGAATTCTGATGGGAAAAATTCTGATTGCAACCTTCTACTCATCAGAACCAGTGAACAGAAATCCCGACCTTTACTGGAATTTTTTGATGGAAAAGGTCAGGCCACTGGGCCACGCATTTACATTCAGGAATGGAAACTAGCAGGTGATGAGGATAAAAGCTCTCAAACAGGTTGA
- a CDS encoding DUF3194 domain-containing protein gives MKTLTDPEMEKISEAAAVAAENYIFSKVSKKEVQDMELRVEFNQEDGLDVDVEVELFLDELCKADDNLADEAAQVALEEIDRQVEKFTE, from the coding sequence TTGAAAACATTAACCGACCCTGAAATGGAGAAAATATCCGAAGCTGCAGCAGTAGCTGCAGAAAACTATATTTTTTCCAAGGTCTCAAAAAAAGAAGTCCAGGATATGGAGTTAAGAGTTGAATTCAACCAAGAAGATGGTCTTGATGTTGATGTAGAAGTAGAACTCTTCCTGGATGAACTTTGCAAAGCAGATGACAACCTGGCTGATGAAGCTGCACAGGTTGCTCTGGAAGAGATTGATAGACAGGTTGAGAAGTTCACAGAATAA
- a CDS encoding alkyl sulfatase dimerization domain-containing protein gives MDNFTKNSKDASQITKKFNEKLKERLPFNDDIDFKEAQKGLIETDETLIIKGDDASILWDMKGYEFLKDEWEPTVNPSLWRQAQLNLYSGLYKVQDRVYQIRSYDIANITIIEGDNGIIVIDPLVSNETARAGMELYYKNRGTKPVKAVIYTHSHVDHYGGVKGVISQEQVDKGEVQVIAPEGFMEEAMSENVFAGNAMLRRANYMYGFTLNKSARGQVDVGLGKNASVGSSSLIAPTTIIRKSGEKITVDGVDIEFLMASGTEAPAEFMMYYPQFKLFNAAEVVTHHIHNILTLRGAKVRDAKKWWKAIDSILLTYGDEIEILIAQHHWPKWGNKKIIDMLKKERNAYKFLHDQSLRLANQGYTPIEIAEEMKLPQTLENEWYLRDYYGSFNHNSKAIYQFYLGWYDGNPANLYALPPEEAAKRYVEFMGGAGEVLKKAKKSFDEGDYRWVAEVCKHLVFADPSNKNARYLEADALEQLGYQTESGTWRNNFLVGAAELRGNKVPTSVDITDALLNMPTELLFEFMGLLIDKKLAEGKEIKINLDLTDRNQKCNLALEDSVLIPRMNYQDTSPHIELTIDIPTFIALLLGETSYDEITGDELKFKGNPEDLKEFLGIMSGFDYGFNMVIP, from the coding sequence ATGGACAATTTTACAAAAAATAGTAAGGATGCATCGCAAATAACCAAAAAATTTAATGAAAAACTGAAAGAAAGGCTACCTTTCAATGACGATATTGACTTTAAAGAGGCTCAGAAGGGCCTTATAGAAACTGATGAAACGTTAATCATTAAAGGTGACGATGCAAGTATTCTCTGGGATATGAAGGGCTATGAATTCCTTAAGGATGAGTGGGAGCCAACTGTTAATCCCAGTTTGTGGAGACAAGCACAGTTAAATTTGTACAGTGGATTATATAAGGTCCAGGATAGGGTTTATCAAATACGATCTTACGATATAGCAAACATCACCATTATTGAAGGGGATAATGGAATAATAGTCATTGATCCTTTAGTTTCTAATGAAACTGCCCGAGCAGGAATGGAATTATATTATAAAAATAGAGGAACTAAACCAGTAAAAGCGGTTATTTACACCCATAGTCACGTGGACCATTATGGTGGAGTAAAAGGTGTCATATCCCAGGAACAGGTAGATAAGGGAGAAGTTCAGGTTATAGCTCCGGAAGGTTTTATGGAGGAAGCTATGAGTGAAAATGTATTTGCAGGAAATGCAATGCTTAGAAGGGCCAATTACATGTACGGGTTCACCCTGAATAAATCAGCCAGAGGGCAGGTAGATGTAGGCCTGGGAAAAAATGCATCTGTAGGATCTTCCTCATTGATTGCTCCCACCACAATAATCAGGAAAAGTGGAGAAAAAATAACAGTGGACGGAGTGGATATTGAATTTTTAATGGCCAGTGGAACCGAAGCCCCGGCAGAATTCATGATGTACTACCCACAGTTTAAATTATTCAACGCAGCAGAAGTTGTGACTCATCACATTCACAATATCCTTACTTTAAGAGGTGCCAAGGTGAGGGATGCCAAGAAATGGTGGAAAGCAATTGACAGCATACTACTCACCTATGGTGATGAAATAGAAATTCTCATAGCACAGCATCACTGGCCTAAATGGGGAAATAAAAAAATCATTGACATGCTAAAAAAGGAGAGAAACGCTTACAAGTTTTTACATGACCAATCCTTAAGATTGGCTAATCAGGGATATACACCAATTGAGATAGCAGAAGAAATGAAACTCCCCCAAACTTTAGAGAATGAATGGTACTTAAGAGATTATTACGGTAGTTTCAACCACAATTCCAAGGCCATATACCAGTTCTATTTAGGCTGGTACGATGGAAATCCAGCAAACCTGTACGCTCTACCACCGGAAGAAGCTGCTAAAAGATATGTGGAATTCATGGGTGGAGCTGGTGAAGTTCTAAAGAAAGCTAAAAAATCCTTTGATGAAGGGGATTACCGTTGGGTGGCTGAGGTATGCAAACACCTGGTATTTGCCGATCCCAGCAACAAAAATGCCAGATATTTAGAAGCAGATGCACTGGAACAGTTAGGATACCAGACCGAAAGTGGAACATGGCGAAATAATTTCCTGGTAGGCGCCGCTGAATTAAGGGGAAACAAAGTTCCTACATCGGTAGATATAACAGATGCACTCTTAAATATGCCCACAGAATTATTATTCGAATTCATGGGACTTTTAATTGATAAAAAGTTAGCAGAAGGAAAAGAAATTAAAATAAACCTGGATTTAACCGACAGAAACCAAAAATGCAACCTGGCTTTGGAAGATTCTGTTTTAATACCCCGGATGAACTACCAGGATACATCACCCCACATTGAACTAACGATTGATATTCCAACATTTATAGCCCTATTGCTTGGTGAAACCAGTTATGATGAAATTACAGGTGATGAATTGAAATTTAAAGGAAATCCTGAAGATTTAAAAGAATTTTTAGGTATCATGTCAGGTTTTGATTATGGTTTTAACATGGTGATACCCTGA
- a CDS encoding DUF5518 domain-containing protein, with the protein MENINWKAVMAGSATAIVIGILSSFLLMLSPIYSYGIYVGFIIGALLTGYMVGGTYVEGAKHGILMGIITAIILWVVSIIYGLIFPPEASSSAVIIAEMYALIITLIVCSIVGSIFGGIGAEIKGYKFNRGKVGGEKMKLNWKAVIVGFGVSFLIALFTGLYLPKMGLIAPVIGGFVAVYLVELSYTNGILYGGVPTSIAGLTSIPLVVFLLNQANIQIANLHVSLRSITYYLYIGGAVSGFILFLFIGLISGIIAVAIRKKTNNKLAYALIAIVGIILVFILSNIIHVGAVLSTFGPS; encoded by the coding sequence ATGGAAAATATTAATTGGAAAGCAGTAATGGCAGGTTCTGCTACAGCAATAGTGATAGGTATTTTGTCTTCGTTTTTATTGATGTTATCCCCGATTTATTCTTATGGAATATATGTTGGATTCATAATCGGTGCTCTATTAACCGGTTATATGGTCGGAGGAACTTATGTGGAGGGAGCAAAACATGGAATATTGATGGGAATTATCACTGCCATAATATTATGGGTAGTTTCAATAATATATGGTTTAATTTTTCCCCCTGAGGCTTCATCAAGCGCAGTTATTATCGCTGAGATGTATGCACTAATTATTACATTAATCGTGTGTTCCATTGTGGGCTCTATTTTTGGAGGCATTGGTGCAGAAATAAAAGGTTACAAATTTAACAGGGGAAAAGTTGGTGGGGAAAAAATGAAGTTAAATTGGAAGGCAGTTATTGTTGGATTTGGGGTTTCATTTCTAATAGCTTTATTTACTGGATTGTATTTACCAAAAATGGGTTTAATAGCACCGGTAATCGGTGGATTCGTTGCGGTTTATCTTGTGGAATTGAGTTATACTAATGGAATTTTGTACGGAGGAGTACCAACAAGCATAGCGGGACTTACATCCATCCCACTGGTCGTTTTCTTATTAAATCAAGCAAATATTCAAATAGCTAATTTACACGTATCATTAAGATCCATCACCTATTATTTATATATTGGAGGAGCAGTTTCAGGTTTCATACTCTTTTTGTTCATTGGCTTAATCAGTGGAATAATCGCAGTAGCAATCAGAAAAAAGACCAATAACAAATTGGCATATGCACTAATAGCAATTGTTGGAATTATTCTTGTGTTTATTTTATCAAATATAATTCATGTTGGTGCGGTTCTAAGTACTTTCGGGCCATCTTAA
- a CDS encoding MFS transporter → MVNNSKPAEISWAAIIIVSLSSFIIALDSTFMNVAIGNLVVDLNTNISSIQIIISVYALTMASLMLLGGKMQDIVGRKNAYIAGAVIFGFGTAIAAFSVNSTMLLIGWSIFEGVGAALMTPATASIIVGMYSGKNRQFALGMRTSLATAGAGVGPLVGGFLATFFSWRWGFGLELVVIIIILALSRKLEYFPPSMKLKDLDKWGVLLSSSGLLIFVIGILRINYNENFEISAFMIGIGILLLILFYLREKRVISKDKVPLTDIRLFKNRNFALGTLSRLVLNLALAGAVFILPVFFQQETGADAFTTGLTILPLTIGVLIFSLSSSKLSDRIAPHRLISLGFFIALLSSYYLSYQFNLGTHVADIIPGTLFLGMGLGLALPLTANVILSSASSDKQSDASGIMSTSANLGSSMGTAIIGIILIIGTINGLYATYDQVYPNQFTKSEIDQKLIIFQEKKNTTTFNTLKGNDNLTLYTIVNKTVRNAMKTAFDFVFILFLISFIISLFIKPLKHK, encoded by the coding sequence ATGGTAAATAATTCTAAACCTGCTGAAATAAGTTGGGCCGCTATTATAATTGTTTCATTATCTTCATTTATCATAGCACTTGATTCTACCTTTATGAACGTGGCTATAGGAAATTTGGTAGTGGATCTCAACACCAATATATCCAGCATACAGATAATAATCAGTGTTTATGCACTGACCATGGCATCATTAATGCTCCTGGGGGGTAAGATGCAGGATATAGTGGGTAGAAAAAATGCATACATTGCGGGTGCCGTTATTTTTGGGTTTGGAACAGCCATAGCCGCTTTTAGTGTTAATTCAACCATGTTATTAATTGGATGGTCCATTTTTGAAGGTGTTGGTGCGGCCCTGATGACACCAGCCACAGCTTCAATCATCGTTGGAATGTACAGTGGAAAAAACCGTCAATTTGCCCTGGGGATGCGAACATCCCTGGCTACAGCAGGTGCAGGGGTCGGACCACTCGTAGGGGGATTTTTAGCCACATTTTTCAGTTGGAGATGGGGTTTTGGACTTGAACTCGTTGTTATAATAATTATCCTGGCATTATCCCGAAAACTGGAATACTTCCCGCCATCAATGAAACTTAAAGATTTAGACAAATGGGGAGTGCTTTTATCTTCTTCAGGACTTCTAATATTTGTTATAGGAATTTTAAGAATTAATTATAACGAAAACTTTGAAATATCTGCATTTATGATTGGAATAGGGATATTACTATTAATATTATTCTATTTAAGAGAAAAAAGGGTTATTAGTAAAGATAAAGTACCGCTTACTGATATAAGGCTGTTTAAAAATAGAAACTTTGCTCTGGGAACACTTTCCAGACTGGTGCTGAATCTGGCTCTGGCCGGTGCTGTCTTCATATTACCTGTTTTTTTCCAGCAAGAGACTGGTGCCGATGCATTCACAACAGGCCTTACTATCCTACCTTTAACTATTGGAGTTTTGATCTTTTCATTATCATCATCTAAACTATCAGATCGAATTGCACCACACCGTCTCATTTCTCTAGGATTTTTCATTGCATTATTATCCAGTTACTATCTCAGCTACCAGTTCAACTTGGGTACCCATGTAGCTGATATTATTCCTGGAACCTTATTTCTGGGAATGGGATTAGGTTTAGCCTTGCCATTAACTGCGAACGTAATTCTATCCTCGGCAAGTTCAGATAAGCAATCCGATGCATCAGGTATTATGTCCACCAGTGCAAATCTGGGATCATCCATGGGAACTGCAATTATTGGGATTATCCTCATAATTGGAACAATCAACGGATTATATGCAACATATGATCAGGTTTATCCCAACCAGTTTACCAAAAGTGAAATAGATCAAAAACTGATAATATTTCAGGAGAAAAAAAATACAACCACCTTTAATACCTTAAAGGGGAATGACAACTTAACATTATACACAATTGTTAATAAAACCGTTAGAAATGCCATGAAAACTGCATTTGACTTTGTATTTATCCTATTCTTAATAAGCTTCATAATATCACTATTTATAAAGCCATTGAAACATAAGTAG